A genomic window from Cupriavidus metallidurans CH34 includes:
- a CDS encoding UDP-N-acetylmuramoyl-tripeptide--D-alanyl-D-alanine ligase: protein MNRQPMTTLQQAAGWIAGASISGDATCSFSRVHTDSRTVEPGDLFVALKGERFDAHDFLADVVARGAAAVMVSRKVDVDVPALIVPDTRTGLGQLATGWRRTFTPPTVAVTGSNGKTTVKEMIAAIFAAAVGEGDRLATGGNLNNDIGLPLTVLRLRAHHKLAVLELGMNHPGETIYLAGIAQPTVAVVTNAQREHQEFMVSVEAVAHEHASAIAALPADGVAVFPVDAESGGAYAAIWRQAAGTRKVLSFGTDASADVRATVSLENGVQVLDVTAPDRRFTLRLHVLGVHNVRNALAATACALAAGVDVAAIQAGIAGFTAVKGRLQVKHTPAGTVVIDDTYNANPDSMRAAIDVLAGFATPRLLVLGDMGEVGDQGPMFHTEIGAYARERGIDALWATGELAPHAVQAYGGGARYFARAEDLAQALEADKEGTVANAAAVLVKGSRFMRMERMVDALVASPSAH from the coding sequence ATGAACCGCCAACCGATGACGACTTTGCAGCAAGCCGCTGGCTGGATTGCCGGCGCAAGTATTTCCGGAGATGCTACGTGCTCGTTTTCGCGCGTGCATACCGACAGCCGTACCGTCGAGCCCGGCGACCTGTTCGTCGCGCTCAAGGGTGAGCGTTTCGACGCCCACGATTTTCTGGCCGATGTGGTCGCGCGCGGCGCCGCCGCGGTGATGGTGAGCCGCAAGGTCGACGTCGACGTGCCGGCGCTGATCGTGCCCGACACGCGCACCGGCCTCGGCCAGTTGGCCACGGGTTGGCGCCGCACGTTCACGCCGCCGACGGTGGCCGTGACCGGCAGCAATGGCAAGACCACGGTCAAGGAAATGATCGCGGCGATCTTTGCCGCGGCCGTGGGTGAAGGCGATCGTCTGGCAACGGGTGGCAACCTGAACAACGACATCGGCCTGCCACTGACCGTGCTGCGCCTGCGCGCGCATCACAAGCTGGCCGTGCTCGAGCTGGGCATGAATCACCCGGGTGAGACGATCTACCTGGCCGGCATCGCCCAGCCGACCGTGGCGGTGGTCACCAACGCCCAGCGCGAGCACCAGGAGTTCATGGTCAGCGTGGAGGCCGTGGCGCATGAACACGCCAGCGCCATCGCCGCGCTGCCCGCCGATGGCGTGGCCGTGTTTCCGGTCGATGCCGAAAGCGGTGGCGCCTATGCGGCCATCTGGCGCCAGGCCGCTGGCACACGGAAGGTGCTGTCGTTTGGGACCGATGCTTCGGCCGACGTACGGGCTACGGTGTCGCTGGAGAATGGCGTGCAGGTGCTGGATGTGACCGCGCCGGACCGGCGCTTCACGCTGCGCCTGCATGTGCTGGGTGTGCACAACGTGCGCAACGCGCTGGCGGCTACGGCGTGCGCGCTGGCCGCAGGCGTCGATGTGGCGGCAATCCAGGCGGGCATCGCCGGCTTCACCGCCGTGAAGGGCCGCCTGCAGGTGAAGCACACCCCGGCGGGCACCGTCGTTATCGACGACACGTACAACGCCAACCCGGATTCGATGCGTGCTGCAATCGACGTGCTGGCCGGATTCGCGACCCCGCGCCTGCTGGTGCTGGGCGATATGGGCGAGGTAGGGGATCAGGGTCCGATGTTCCACACCGAGATCGGTGCGTACGCGCGCGAGCGCGGCATCGACGCGCTCTGGGCAACAGGCGAACTCGCACCGCACGCGGTGCAGGCATATGGCGGTGGCGCACGGTATTTCGCTCGCGCGGAAGACCTGGCGCAGGCGCTGGAGGCAGACAAGGAGGGCACGGTGGCCAATGCAGCGGCCGTGCTGGTGAAGGGATCGCGCTTCATGCGCATGGAACGGATGGTCGATGCGCTTGTCGCATCACCTTCCGCTCATTAA
- a CDS encoding UDP-N-acetylmuramoyl-L-alanyl-D-glutamate--2,6-diaminopimelate ligase, translating to MTRQPLLPLEVSAQASNALAWLRTHAPENAQLTGDTRRLQPGDVFFAYVLGNERLATDGRPHIDKAIAAGASAIVYEADNFAWPHDDRVPHLAVSHLHELAGPIAAGWYGIAACNLTIAGVTGTNGKTSCSQWLARLLQMAGTRCATIGTLGSGFPDALKLTGFTTPDAVQLQASLAELHDAGARAVAMEVSSHGLEQGRVAGTGFAVAVLTNLTQDHLDYHGTMAEYEAAKARLFAWDGLKAAVINRDDGMGQRLLASNAVAVSAPQVIEYGIDGKAGASVARGQWLRATGVRATGAGTAFHVDGSFGTADVTTPMIGAFNVSNLLAVLGAALAQGVTWDAAIDALRRLTPVDGRMELFGGHDAPLAVVDYAHTPDALVQTLTALRPVAQARQGKLWCVFGCGGDRDATKRPLMGGVAERLADEVVLTSDNPRSEDPREILEAIADGMSDRARAALIEDRAAAILYAIKHAAPADVVLVAGKGHEATQEIQGRKRPFSDREHVRLTLGARGVSA from the coding sequence ATGACGCGCCAGCCGCTGCTTCCGCTCGAAGTCTCCGCCCAGGCCAGCAACGCGCTGGCCTGGCTGCGTACGCACGCCCCGGAAAACGCGCAGTTGACCGGCGATACGCGCCGCCTGCAACCGGGCGACGTGTTCTTCGCCTATGTGCTGGGCAACGAGCGTCTGGCTACCGATGGTCGTCCGCATATCGACAAGGCGATCGCTGCCGGCGCGTCGGCCATTGTCTACGAGGCTGACAACTTCGCATGGCCCCATGACGATCGCGTGCCGCATCTGGCAGTGTCTCACCTGCACGAACTGGCAGGCCCCATCGCGGCTGGCTGGTACGGCATCGCTGCGTGCAATCTGACGATCGCCGGCGTCACGGGCACCAACGGCAAGACCTCGTGCTCGCAATGGCTGGCACGCCTGCTGCAGATGGCAGGCACGCGATGCGCGACGATCGGCACCCTCGGCTCGGGCTTCCCCGATGCGCTCAAGCTCACCGGCTTCACCACGCCGGACGCCGTGCAGTTGCAGGCCAGCCTGGCCGAACTGCACGACGCCGGCGCGCGCGCCGTGGCGATGGAAGTTTCCTCGCATGGGCTGGAGCAGGGCCGCGTGGCCGGCACCGGGTTTGCCGTTGCCGTGCTGACCAACCTGACCCAGGACCACCTCGACTACCACGGCACGATGGCCGAGTACGAGGCAGCCAAGGCGCGCCTGTTTGCGTGGGACGGCCTCAAGGCGGCGGTGATCAATCGCGACGATGGCATGGGCCAGCGCCTGCTAGCCAGCAACGCGGTGGCCGTGAGTGCCCCGCAAGTCATTGAATACGGCATCGACGGCAAGGCCGGCGCTTCGGTGGCACGCGGCCAGTGGCTGCGCGCGACTGGCGTGCGGGCCACTGGCGCCGGCACGGCGTTCCACGTCGACGGCAGTTTCGGCACCGCGGACGTGACCACGCCGATGATCGGAGCATTCAACGTCAGCAATCTGCTGGCCGTGCTCGGCGCCGCGCTAGCGCAGGGCGTGACCTGGGATGCCGCCATCGATGCGCTGCGCCGCCTGACGCCGGTCGATGGCCGCATGGAATTGTTCGGCGGCCACGATGCCCCGCTGGCCGTGGTCGACTACGCCCATACGCCCGATGCGCTGGTCCAGACGCTGACCGCGCTGCGGCCCGTGGCCCAGGCGCGTCAGGGCAAGCTATGGTGCGTGTTCGGCTGCGGCGGGGATCGCGACGCCACCAAGCGCCCGCTGATGGGCGGTGTGGCCGAGCGCCTGGCCGATGAAGTGGTGCTGACCAGTGACAACCCGCGCAGCGAAGATCCGCGCGAGATCCTTGAAGCGATCGCCGACGGCATGAGCGACCGTGCCCGCGCCGCGCTGATCGAGGACCGCGCCGCCGCCATTCTCTACGCCATCAAACATGCCGCCCCGGCCGACGTGGTGCTCGTGGCCGGCAAGGGCCACGAAGCCACGCAGGAGATCCAGGGTCGCAAGCGCCCGTTCTCTGACCGCGAGCACGTGCGTCTGACCCTGGGCGCGCGGGGGGTGTCGGCATGA
- a CDS encoding peptidoglycan D,D-transpeptidase FtsI family protein codes for MSMARPTMNRARAGNKSRGEAARPRTGQFSASPVLGLRLPMWRSKFVVFLMFAAFLALAARAMWIQGPGNQFYEMEGKKRFQRTLELPATRGKILDRNGLVLATSLPVKAIWAVPEDVPNDLDPQRMRQLAKLLDMSEKELRAKFNEDKSFVYLKRQVLPDAADKIAALKIDGVHQTREYKRFYPEGEAMAHIVGFTNVEDKGQEGVELARESVLAGRPGARQVIKDRLGRVVEDVGILKTPRDGEDMQLSIDAKIQYLAYNEVKAVVERSKAKAASAVVLDAQTGEVLALANWPTYNPNDRSRLSGEQLRNRVLTDTFEPGSMMKPISIGLALQLGRVTPSTTIVTTGKFNFEGATISDTHNYGTLTVGGVIQKSSNIGTTKIAMMMKPQEMWDMFTSVGLGQAPKIGFPGAVAGRVRPWKSWRPIEQATMSYGYGLSVSLFQIAHAYTIFAHDGELIPVSIFKTNGPTDGERILSPQVARQVRGMLETVTAPGGTAPEAQVMGYRVGGKTGTAYKHVGRGYDRSKYRASFIGLAPMSNPRVIVAVSVDEPTSGSHYGGAVAGPVFSAITGGALRALNVQPDSPIRQLMVTDKVPESEPWSATQ; via the coding sequence ATGAGCATGGCCCGGCCAACCATGAACCGCGCCCGCGCCGGCAACAAGTCGCGCGGCGAGGCAGCCCGTCCGCGCACCGGCCAGTTCTCCGCCAGCCCGGTGCTGGGTCTGCGCCTGCCGATGTGGCGCTCGAAGTTCGTGGTGTTCCTGATGTTCGCCGCGTTCCTGGCGCTGGCCGCGCGCGCGATGTGGATTCAGGGCCCGGGCAACCAGTTCTACGAGATGGAGGGCAAGAAGCGCTTCCAGCGCACGCTGGAGCTGCCCGCCACGCGCGGCAAGATCCTGGATCGCAACGGCCTGGTGCTGGCCACCAGCCTGCCGGTCAAGGCGATCTGGGCCGTGCCCGAGGACGTGCCGAACGATCTCGATCCGCAGCGCATGCGCCAATTGGCCAAGCTGCTGGACATGTCCGAAAAGGAACTGCGCGCCAAGTTCAACGAGGACAAGAGCTTCGTCTACCTGAAGCGCCAGGTGCTGCCCGATGCGGCCGACAAGATCGCCGCGCTCAAGATCGATGGCGTTCACCAGACTCGCGAATACAAGCGCTTCTATCCCGAAGGCGAGGCGATGGCGCATATCGTCGGCTTCACCAACGTCGAGGACAAGGGGCAGGAAGGTGTGGAACTGGCGCGTGAAAGCGTGCTGGCAGGCCGTCCCGGCGCGCGTCAGGTGATCAAGGATCGCCTGGGCCGCGTGGTGGAAGACGTCGGCATCCTGAAGACCCCGCGCGACGGCGAGGACATGCAGCTGTCGATCGACGCCAAGATCCAGTACCTGGCCTACAACGAGGTCAAGGCCGTGGTCGAGCGTAGCAAGGCAAAGGCCGCCAGCGCCGTGGTGCTCGATGCGCAGACCGGCGAGGTGCTGGCGCTGGCCAACTGGCCGACCTACAACCCGAACGACCGCAGCCGCCTGTCGGGCGAGCAGCTTCGCAACCGCGTGCTGACCGATACCTTCGAGCCCGGCTCGATGATGAAGCCGATTTCGATCGGGCTGGCGCTGCAGCTTGGCCGCGTGACGCCGTCGACGACCATCGTGACGACCGGCAAGTTCAACTTCGAAGGCGCGACGATCTCCGATACCCACAACTACGGCACGCTCACGGTGGGCGGTGTGATCCAGAAGTCGAGCAACATCGGCACGACGAAGATCGCGATGATGATGAAGCCGCAGGAGATGTGGGACATGTTTACCAGCGTCGGCCTGGGCCAGGCGCCGAAGATCGGCTTCCCGGGTGCCGTGGCGGGTCGCGTGCGGCCGTGGAAGAGCTGGCGGCCGATCGAGCAGGCGACGATGTCCTATGGCTATGGCCTCTCGGTGTCGCTGTTCCAGATCGCGCACGCCTATACGATCTTCGCGCACGATGGCGAGCTGATTCCCGTGTCGATCTTCAAGACCAACGGCCCGACAGACGGCGAACGCATCCTGTCGCCCCAGGTTGCCCGCCAGGTGCGCGGCATGCTCGAAACCGTGACAGCGCCCGGCGGTACCGCGCCCGAGGCCCAGGTGATGGGCTACCGCGTCGGCGGCAAGACCGGCACTGCATACAAGCACGTAGGCCGCGGCTACGACCGCAGCAAGTACCGCGCCTCGTTCATCGGCCTGGCCCCGATGTCGAACCCGCGCGTGATCGTGGCCGTCAGCGTGGACGAGCCGACCTCCGGCAGCCACTACGGTGGCGCGGTCGCCGGCCCGGTCTTCTCGGCCATCACCGGCGGCGCTCTGCGCGCGCTGAATGTCCAGCCCGACTCGCCGATCCGGCAGTTGATGGTCACCGACAAGGTGCCTGAGAGCGAACCATGGAGCGCGACCCAATGA
- the ftsL gene encoding cell division protein FtsL → MNRLTFFLLAALLFCALSLVSAQHQARTLFVALERAQSEEKQLDIDWSRLQYQQSSLSKSARIAEAARTQLKMSPAVAGRTQYLQGVVLPSTPPDAEQPAEGAAK, encoded by the coding sequence ATGAACCGCCTGACCTTCTTCCTCCTTGCCGCCCTGTTGTTCTGCGCGCTGTCGCTGGTCAGCGCGCAGCATCAGGCACGCACGCTGTTCGTGGCACTCGAACGCGCGCAGTCGGAGGAGAAGCAGCTCGATATCGACTGGTCGCGTCTGCAGTACCAGCAAAGCTCGCTCAGCAAGAGCGCGCGCATTGCCGAGGCCGCGCGCACGCAGCTCAAGATGTCGCCGGCGGTGGCCGGTCGTACCCAGTATCTGCAAGGCGTGGTGCTGCCATCGACGCCGCCGGATGCCGAACAACCCGCAGAGGGGGCAGCCAAATGA
- the rsmH gene encoding 16S rRNA (cytosine(1402)-N(4))-methyltransferase RsmH, with amino-acid sequence MSPTESPGTTTLRHRTVLLDEAVDALVWRPDGAYVDGTFGRGGHSRAVLARLGPAGTLVAFDKDPAAIAEAGTIKDARFSIEHASFAEMGDRLAGRGPVAGVLLDLGISSPQIDEAARGFSFRFEGPLDMRMDTTRGITAAEWLAQADEQDIARVIRDYGEERFALQIAKAIVARRRESGDGGALATTSDLAALVAKAVKTREKGQDPATRTFQALRIYINQELEDLERGLKAAYELLQVGGRLVVISFHSLEDRIVKRFMQAHARPERDADPALRRAPLRAADLPQPTMKLLGRFKPGAEEVAGNPRARSAVMRVAEKLGEQSA; translated from the coding sequence ATGAGCCCTACCGAATCGCCGGGGACCACCACCCTGCGCCATCGCACCGTGTTGCTGGACGAGGCCGTCGATGCGCTCGTCTGGCGGCCCGACGGCGCCTATGTGGACGGCACCTTCGGCAGAGGGGGGCACAGCCGGGCAGTACTGGCCCGGCTGGGGCCGGCCGGCACCCTGGTCGCCTTCGACAAGGATCCGGCAGCAATCGCAGAAGCGGGCACCATCAAGGATGCCCGCTTCTCCATTGAGCACGCGAGCTTTGCGGAAATGGGCGATCGGCTGGCCGGCCGTGGCCCGGTGGCTGGCGTGCTGCTCGACCTGGGAATCAGCTCGCCCCAGATCGACGAGGCAGCGAGGGGGTTTTCCTTTCGTTTCGAGGGCCCGCTGGACATGCGCATGGACACCACGCGCGGCATTACCGCCGCCGAGTGGCTTGCACAAGCGGACGAGCAGGACATTGCCAGGGTGATACGAGACTATGGGGAAGAACGGTTTGCTCTACAGATTGCAAAGGCGATTGTTGCTCGCCGGCGCGAATCCGGCGATGGCGGAGCACTCGCCACTACTTCAGACCTTGCCGCGCTCGTGGCGAAAGCCGTCAAAACACGCGAGAAGGGCCAGGACCCTGCGACCCGCACCTTTCAAGCTTTACGGATTTACATCAATCAAGAGCTTGAGGACCTCGAAAGAGGTCTGAAGGCGGCGTACGAACTGCTTCAGGTCGGGGGTCGCCTCGTGGTGATCAGCTTTCACTCGCTCGAGGACCGTATCGTCAAACGGTTCATGCAGGCGCACGCCCGCCCCGAGCGGGATGCCGATCCGGCCCTGCGCCGCGCACCGTTGCGCGCGGCTGACCTGCCGCAGCCGACGATGAAACTGCTGGGCCGATTCAAGCCGGGCGCCGAAGAGGTGGCCGGCAACCCGCGCGCCCGTTCCGCGGTGATGCGCGTGGCCGAAAAACTCGGAGAGCAGTCGGCATGA
- the mraZ gene encoding division/cell wall cluster transcriptional repressor MraZ has product MFQGASALSLDAKGRMSIPARHREALQTQAEGRVTLTKHPDGCLLLFPRPEWEVFRGRIAALPMDAHWWKRIFLGNAADVDMDGAGRVLIAPELRSAAMLDKEVMLLGMGSHFEVWDAATYAAKEQAAMAQGMPEALKNFSF; this is encoded by the coding sequence TTGTTTCAGGGAGCATCGGCGCTTTCGCTTGATGCCAAGGGCCGGATGTCCATTCCGGCCAGGCACCGCGAAGCGCTGCAAACACAGGCCGAGGGCCGGGTTACGCTGACCAAGCACCCGGACGGATGCCTGTTGCTCTTTCCCCGCCCTGAGTGGGAGGTTTTCCGAGGCCGCATCGCGGCGCTGCCGATGGATGCCCATTGGTGGAAGCGGATTTTCCTCGGTAACGCCGCCGACGTGGATATGGACGGCGCAGGCCGCGTGCTGATAGCACCGGAATTGCGCAGTGCCGCCATGCTCGACAAGGAAGTGATGCTGCTCGGCATGGGCAGCCACTTCGAAGTTTGGGATGCCGCGACCTACGCCGCCAAGGAACAGGCAGCGATGGCGCAAGGCATGCCGGAAGCATTGAAGAATTTCTCCTTCTGA
- the coq7 gene encoding 2-polyprenyl-3-methyl-6-methoxy-1,4-benzoquinone monooxygenase yields the protein MDTLIREFDVALRAIAGATRAERANPADRLAPETEQMNPEERRHVSGLMRINHVGEVCAQALYQAQKLTARTPAVRAQMDAAAKEEEDHLAWCADRLRELGSRPSLLNPVWYAGAFAIGVLAGRAGDKVSLGFVAETERQVEHHLTSHLDRLPTTDSRSRAILEQMRDDEVRHGDAARNAGGIPLPGPVRALMQVASRVMTTTAYRI from the coding sequence ATGGATACGTTGATCCGAGAATTCGATGTCGCGTTGCGCGCGATTGCCGGTGCGACCCGCGCGGAGCGCGCCAACCCTGCAGACAGGCTGGCTCCGGAAACGGAGCAGATGAACCCCGAGGAGCGTCGCCACGTATCCGGCCTCATGCGCATCAACCATGTTGGAGAGGTTTGCGCCCAGGCCCTCTACCAGGCGCAGAAGCTGACCGCGCGAACGCCGGCCGTGCGCGCGCAGATGGATGCTGCCGCTAAAGAGGAAGAGGATCATCTGGCCTGGTGCGCGGACCGCCTGCGTGAACTGGGCTCGCGTCCGAGCCTGCTGAATCCCGTCTGGTATGCCGGCGCGTTCGCGATCGGCGTTTTGGCGGGACGCGCCGGCGACAAGGTCAGCCTTGGCTTCGTGGCCGAGACCGAGCGTCAGGTCGAGCATCATCTGACCAGCCACCTCGACCGCTTGCCCACCACGGACAGCCGCTCGCGCGCAATCCTTGAACAGATGCGCGACGACGAGGTCCGCCACGGCGATGCCGCGAGGAACGCAGGGGGTATCCCACTGCCGGGACCAGTTCGCGCATTGATGCAAGTCGCATCGCGCGTCATGACCACCACCGCCTATCGCATCTGA
- a CDS encoding ExeA family protein — protein MNQPNLLALYGLKFNPFAQDIPVEAVFVPPKLDHFCWRIENGMAREGGFAMVHGDPGCGKSVTLRLLHQRLMRVPDLMVGSIAHPQSNLADFYRELSDIFTVPLKPHNRWGGFKALRERWLTHMEASRRRCVLLIDEAQEMAVPALSELRLLAQARFDSQLLLCVVLAGDARLPEKFSREDLIPLGSRIRCRLALESASIDELQACLDHLLAAAGNATLMTMPLRQTLCEHAAGNYRILMNLAGELLAQAAQRELPQIDEKLYLETYSATLNRRARR, from the coding sequence ATGAATCAACCCAACCTGCTGGCCTTGTACGGTCTGAAGTTCAACCCCTTCGCCCAGGACATCCCCGTCGAGGCCGTGTTCGTGCCACCCAAGCTCGATCACTTCTGCTGGCGCATTGAGAACGGTATGGCCCGCGAAGGCGGCTTCGCCATGGTGCATGGCGACCCCGGTTGCGGCAAGAGCGTCACGCTGCGCCTGCTCCATCAGCGCCTCATGCGCGTCCCCGATCTGATGGTCGGCTCGATCGCTCACCCACAGAGCAATCTGGCGGACTTCTATCGCGAGCTCAGCGACATCTTTACCGTACCGCTCAAGCCCCACAATCGCTGGGGCGGCTTCAAGGCGCTGCGCGAGCGCTGGCTCACCCACATGGAGGCCAGCCGCCGCCGCTGCGTGCTGCTCATCGATGAAGCCCAGGAGATGGCGGTGCCAGCCCTCTCGGAACTGCGCCTGCTCGCACAGGCACGCTTCGACTCGCAATTGCTGCTGTGCGTGGTGCTTGCCGGCGACGCTCGCCTGCCGGAGAAGTTCAGCCGCGAGGACCTGATCCCGCTGGGCAGCCGCATCCGCTGCCGTCTGGCGCTGGAGAGTGCGAGCATCGACGAGCTGCAGGCCTGCCTGGACCACTTGCTGGCCGCCGCCGGCAACGCCACCCTGATGACCATGCCATTGCGCCAGACCCTGTGTGAGCACGCCGCCGGCAATTACCGCATCCTGATGAACCTGGCGGGCGAGCTTCTGGCCCAGGCCGCGCAGCGGGAGCTACCGCAGATCGACGAGAAGCTCTATCTGGAAACCTACAGCGCAACCCTGAACCGCCGCGCCAGGCGGTGA
- a CDS encoding IS481 family transposase: MSLSIDHRNRWARLRFSVIGPLLASPPAKGELQQAFQALAAKVWRHPITGADVQFGASSIERWYYRARHVQDPVDQLKNRLRDDCGHFVSLSPAIIEALVEQYRQHPGWTMQLHYDNLRVATKDGPDTLPSYTTVCRYLKAQGLVRKPTPRSSTDGAIAAAARREAREVRSYEVDHVAALWHLDFHHGSRKVLTPDGQWHKPLLLCIMDDHSRLVCHLQWFLDETTASLVHGVSQAIMKRGLPRAIMTDNGAAMMADEFVEGLASLGILHQTTLPYSPYQNAKQERFWGQLESRLMAMLEGESHLTLEQLNLATQAWVEQEYHHKEHAELEATPLQRYLSCADVSRPSPEALALRRAFRIRQHRRQRRTDGTFTLDGVRFEIPGAYRHLEQVCLSYARWDLSQVDLIDARIGAILAAVFPLDKSANADARRAHLTAKGASPANEEPAQAGTAPLLRQLLAEHAATGLPPAYLPPAPTKL, translated from the coding sequence ATGTCACTATCGATTGATCATCGCAACCGATGGGCGCGCTTGCGCTTCTCGGTCATTGGCCCTTTGCTGGCTTCGCCGCCTGCCAAAGGAGAATTGCAGCAAGCGTTCCAGGCACTGGCCGCCAAGGTCTGGCGGCACCCCATCACCGGCGCCGACGTTCAGTTCGGCGCGTCTTCCATCGAACGCTGGTATTACCGGGCCCGTCACGTCCAGGATCCGGTCGATCAACTCAAGAACCGACTGCGCGACGATTGCGGCCACTTCGTCAGTCTGAGCCCAGCCATCATCGAAGCGCTGGTCGAGCAGTACCGTCAGCACCCCGGCTGGACCATGCAGTTGCATTACGACAACCTGCGCGTCGCGACCAAGGATGGCCCGGACACGCTGCCGTCCTACACCACGGTGTGCCGGTATCTGAAGGCGCAGGGTCTGGTGCGCAAGCCAACCCCGCGCTCGAGCACGGATGGGGCCATCGCTGCTGCGGCTCGCCGCGAGGCACGCGAGGTGCGTAGCTACGAGGTCGACCACGTGGCCGCGCTCTGGCACCTGGACTTCCACCATGGTTCGCGCAAGGTGCTCACCCCCGATGGGCAGTGGCACAAGCCGCTGCTGCTCTGCATTATGGACGACCATTCGCGGCTGGTCTGCCACCTGCAGTGGTTCCTCGACGAGACCACTGCCTCGCTGGTGCACGGCGTCTCGCAGGCGATCATGAAGCGAGGGCTGCCGCGGGCCATCATGACCGATAACGGCGCAGCCATGATGGCCGACGAGTTCGTCGAGGGGCTGGCCAGTCTGGGCATCCTGCACCAGACTACCTTGCCCTACAGCCCATACCAGAATGCCAAGCAGGAACGCTTCTGGGGACAGCTCGAGTCCCGGCTGATGGCCATGCTCGAAGGTGAGTCGCACCTCACCCTGGAGCAATTGAACCTCGCCACGCAGGCCTGGGTCGAGCAGGAATACCACCACAAGGAACACGCCGAACTCGAGGCGACGCCTCTGCAGCGCTACCTGTCCTGTGCCGACGTCTCGCGCCCCAGTCCCGAGGCGCTGGCCTTGCGCCGGGCCTTCCGTATCCGCCAGCATCGCCGCCAGCGCAGAACCGACGGCACCTTCACGTTGGACGGCGTGCGCTTCGAGATCCCCGGCGCTTACCGCCACCTCGAGCAAGTCTGCCTGAGCTACGCGCGCTGGGATCTCTCCCAAGTCGACCTGATCGATGCGCGCATCGGCGCGATCCTGGCCGCCGTGTTCCCGCTGGACAAGTCTGCCAATGCCGACGCACGGCGCGCGCATCTCACGGCCAAGGGTGCCTCGCCTGCTAACGAGGAACCCGCGCAGGCTGGCACTGCGCCGCTGCTGCGTCAGTTGCTCGCCGAACACGCCGCCACCGGCCTGCCGCCGGCCTATCTCCCACCCGCACCCACCAAGCTATGA
- a CDS encoding transposase, whose amino-acid sequence MKETSAVCHALLQTPAFFALLRRIDEDLMKVARDRGCCHCGSVLHSANYPRKPRGCPPAAHPDCNTRLSLCCAGCRKRMTPDSVRFLGRRVWLAIVLVLRSSRATGACLDGLPAISWATLKRWRQWWTETFPKTPVGRWLRGLIPPTPEPFIYPDCLLQSVEHDSEDERLAAVLLLLLGPA is encoded by the coding sequence ATGAAGGAGACCTCAGCAGTGTGCCATGCCTTGCTACAAACGCCAGCGTTTTTTGCCCTGTTGCGCCGGATCGACGAAGACTTGATGAAGGTGGCGCGAGACAGGGGCTGCTGCCATTGCGGCTCTGTGCTGCACAGTGCCAACTATCCGCGTAAGCCGCGCGGATGCCCACCGGCAGCACACCCGGACTGCAATACGCGCCTGAGCCTGTGCTGTGCCGGATGCCGCAAACGCATGACGCCCGATTCGGTGCGCTTTCTCGGCCGGCGTGTCTGGCTGGCCATTGTCCTGGTACTGCGATCGAGCCGTGCCACTGGCGCCTGCCTGGACGGCCTGCCGGCGATCAGTTGGGCCACGCTCAAGCGCTGGCGTCAGTGGTGGACCGAGACCTTCCCCAAGACCCCCGTCGGTCGGTGGCTGCGTGGCCTCATCCCGCCAACGCCCGAGCCGTTCATCTATCCCGACTGCCTGCTGCAATCGGTCGAGCACGACAGCGAAGACGAGCGTCTGGCCGCGGTGTTGCTTCTGCTGCTGGGCCCGGCCTGA